One Trichoderma asperellum chromosome 5, complete sequence genomic region harbors:
- a CDS encoding uncharacterized protein (EggNog:ENOG41~MEROPS:MER1108685) has translation MPAWLIKLLEKKGAVRASGVMPALKHLLELSAPTEYAYLCHPDALHVAKLRREGGFCGYRNIQVLAAHIIATETTGWEQFGDDIPSIFQIQELIETAWDRGYNARGRIETGGIRGTRKYIGTPEAQALFRSMGFPCSVQAFRTSNEQDGNAAGRLLQAIEDYFQQGAADCLTHKVRSTQLPPIYLQRPSHSVTIVGFEKLKDGHVQLLVFDPEFQSSEAVTSLATKATLRRQAKINRLLEPYRRSDAHLERFKEFEVLYLTNKRA, from the exons ATGCCGGCATGGCTGATTAAActgctggaaaagaaaggagccGTCCGGGCAAGTG GTGTAATGCCAGCTCTTAAACACTTGCTTGAGTTAAGCGCGCCCACTGAATATGCATATCTATGCCATCCAGATGCCTTACACGTAGCAAAGCTCAGAAGAGAAG GTGGTTTTTGCGGCTATCGCAACATACAAGTTCTTGCTGCACACATCATCGCGACCGAGACGACGGGGTGGGAGCAGTTTGGAGATGACATCCCGAGCATCTTTCAAATACAAGAGCTGATTGAGACAGCGTGGGATCGCGGGTATAACGCCAGAGGGCGCATTGAGACAGGAGGGATTAGGGGGACACGCAAATACATTGGGACACCTGAG GCTCAAGCTCTTTTTCGCAGCATGGGATTTCC GTGTTCTGTGCAAGCCTTCAGAACCTCCAATGAGCAAGACGGCAATGCTGCAGGCCGCCTATTACAAGCAATTGAAGATTATTTCCAGCAAGGCGCGGCGGATTGTTTAACTCACAAGGTCCGATCTACTCAGCTTCCCCCAATATATCTACAGCGACCCA GCCACTCTGTTACGATTGTTGGCTTTGAGAAGCTAAAGGACGGCCACGTCCAGCTCCTGGTATTCGACCCCGAGTTCCAGAGTTCTGAGGCTGTCACGAGTCTTGCGACCAAGGCTACTCTCCGTAGACAGGCGAAGATAAACAGACTTTTAGAGCCATATCGCCGCAGCGATGCCCACCTAGAGCGCTTTAAGGAATTTGAAGTTCTATA TTTAACGAATAAAAGAGCGTAA